A genomic region of Dermacentor andersoni chromosome 9, qqDerAnde1_hic_scaffold, whole genome shotgun sequence contains the following coding sequences:
- the LOC126527017 gene encoding uncharacterized protein: protein MSRFRRHWILVTGVVLLWCCPWHGGVCWAASTARASGAGRTSSADDAAATRSSDWCQNDEVSECVGKLDLLSQNKSIAFASSEAELKRICSHLTGAMDCVNAFTRRCFNEKQQEVYERLTSGAAQLIEDFCLEGSRFRITYLKHSKCYKELQDDYNKCASIYVVQRAELQEKTLSAQDKIRHSCCQMDGYKQCAKTAVLLRCDVEAAELAEDIIVKASGYLVSTHCSRYRIGEPSCSGCSTWVGIALPAILALTAWLHLFSRAP, encoded by the exons GCGTCGTCCTTCTTTGGTGCTGCCCATGGCACGGCGGTGTCTGCTGGGCCGCTTCCACGGCGCGTGCGTCAGGAGCGGGCCGCACCAGCAGCGCCGATGACGCAGCTGCAACCAGAAGTTCCGACTGGTGCCAGAACGACGAGGTGTCGGAGTGCGTCGGCAAGCTGGACTTGCTGTCCCAGAACAAGAGCATCGCCTTCGCATCCTCCGAGGCCGAGCTGAAACGCATCTGCTC CCACCTGACCGGCGCTATGGACTGCGTGAATGCTTTCACACGGCGCTGCTTCAACGAGAAGCAGCAGGAGGTCTACGAGCGACTGACCAGTGGCGCAGCTCAGCTCATCGAAGACTTCTGCCTGGAAGGATCTCGATTCAGGATCA CATACCTGAAGCACTCCAAGTGCTACAAAGAGCTGCAAGACGACTACAACAAGTGCGCCTCCATCTACGTGGTTCAGCGGGCCGAGCTCCAAGAAAAGACGCTCAGCGCTCAGGACAAGATACGGCATTCGTGTTG CCAAATGGATGGCTACAAACAGTGCGCTAAGACGGCTGTGCTCCTGCGCTGCGACGTAGAAGCAGCAGAACTCGCCGAAGACATCATCGTCAAAGCCAGCGGCTACCTCGTGTCTACGCACTGCTCCAGATACCGCATAGGCGAGCCGAGCTGCAGCGGCTGCTCCACGTGGGTCGGCATTGCGCTGCCGGCGATTCTAGCTTTGACGGCCTGGCTGCACCTCTTCTCAAGAGCCCCATAG